A window from Dioscorea cayenensis subsp. rotundata cultivar TDr96_F1 chromosome 10, TDr96_F1_v2_PseudoChromosome.rev07_lg8_w22 25.fasta, whole genome shotgun sequence encodes these proteins:
- the LOC120270987 gene encoding uncharacterized protein LOC120270987 isoform X1 encodes MEGCPARFGAISQLFPEQASEIKSRFWQNGYQAHTRTELICPEPRRATRAPYVLDGLNRSCSRPKGMMQMHRGEFEILDIILNKQDDGDLDTGNQMSFFCGSPPVRTSNPIVHDAVFIKQSLCQVSPLGPISPGSKLSLARTERVERGSPSCGSSLGTKPKVRIEGFTCGNSEPHCVVPAFA; translated from the exons ATGGAGGGTTGCCCAGCTAGATTTGGTGCCATTAGCCAACTATTTCCAGAACAAGCATCTGAGATCAAATCAAGATTTTGGCAGAATGGTTATCAGGCACACACGAGAACAGAACTCATCTGCCCTGAACCTCGTCGGGCGACTCGGGCTCCCTATGTCTTGGATGGTCTCAACAGATCCTGCTCCCGGCCAAAGGG TATGATGCAAATGCATCGAGGGGAATTTGAGATCTTGGACATAATCTTGAACAAG CAGGATGATGGAGATCTAGATACAGGCAACCAAATGAGCTTCTTCTGCGGCTCACCTCCTGTTCGCACAAGCAATCCCATTGTCCATGATGCAGTCTTCATCAAACAATCCCTTTGTCAAGTCTCTCCTCTGGGGCCGATCTCCCCAGGGTCAAAGCTCTCATTAGCAAGAACGGAAAGGGTGGAACGAGGATCCCCGTCCTGTGGTTCTTCACTCGGGACGAAGCCCAAGGTGCGAATTGAAGGATTCACTTGCGGAAACTCAGAGCCGCACTGCGTGGTTCCTGCCTTTGCTTGA
- the LOC120270987 gene encoding uncharacterized protein LOC120270987 isoform X2 produces MEGCPARFGAISQLFPEQASEIKSRFWQNGYQAHTRTELICPEPRRATRAPYVLDGLNRSCSRPKGMMQMHRGEFEILDIILNKDDGDLDTGNQMSFFCGSPPVRTSNPIVHDAVFIKQSLCQVSPLGPISPGSKLSLARTERVERGSPSCGSSLGTKPKVRIEGFTCGNSEPHCVVPAFA; encoded by the exons ATGGAGGGTTGCCCAGCTAGATTTGGTGCCATTAGCCAACTATTTCCAGAACAAGCATCTGAGATCAAATCAAGATTTTGGCAGAATGGTTATCAGGCACACACGAGAACAGAACTCATCTGCCCTGAACCTCGTCGGGCGACTCGGGCTCCCTATGTCTTGGATGGTCTCAACAGATCCTGCTCCCGGCCAAAGGG TATGATGCAAATGCATCGAGGGGAATTTGAGATCTTGGACATAATCTTGAACAAG GATGATGGAGATCTAGATACAGGCAACCAAATGAGCTTCTTCTGCGGCTCACCTCCTGTTCGCACAAGCAATCCCATTGTCCATGATGCAGTCTTCATCAAACAATCCCTTTGTCAAGTCTCTCCTCTGGGGCCGATCTCCCCAGGGTCAAAGCTCTCATTAGCAAGAACGGAAAGGGTGGAACGAGGATCCCCGTCCTGTGGTTCTTCACTCGGGACGAAGCCCAAGGTGCGAATTGAAGGATTCACTTGCGGAAACTCAGAGCCGCACTGCGTGGTTCCTGCCTTTGCTTGA
- the LOC120270884 gene encoding protein indeterminate-domain 7-like: MSTNTSDDESQSQSAHNLQPLIVASSAKKRRNLPGNPDPDAEVVALSPRTLLATNRYICEVCHKGFQRDQNLQLHRRGHNLPWKLKQRTNTEAKKKVYVCPEPSCVHHDPSRALGDLTGIKKHYSRKHGEKKWKCDKCSKKYAVQSDWKAHAKICGTKEYRCDCGTIFSRKDSFVTHRAFCDALAEENCRTNHGIASMVGSIQSQTQDMFSHSMAGLHSSSSSEQSTLSLNPLMSSGLLQLGGMNLGNSSAYMSATALLQKAAEMGARVSDDSISPILLRGFTGYNNIINNNNINSNSAYSELTQFVENHGSCMVGLQGQVKRNNGELTGETRDGRMTQDFLGIGTRTTAGSVSHGYVQDTAGLRYSDEQQQKQQQQQQHDEVEMYSYHHQMAQRTNTMEKPMWDF, encoded by the exons ATGTCAACAAACACATCAGATGATGAATCTCAATCTCAGAGTGCACATAATCTGCAGCCATTAATTGTTGCATCCTCtgcaaagaaaagaagaaatctcCCCGGAAATCCAG ACCCAGATGCTGAAGTGGTAGCACTATCACCAAGAACATTGTTAGCTacaaatagatatatatgtgAGGTATGTCACAAAGGATTTCAGAGAGATCAGAACCTGCAACTGCACAGGAGAGGACACAACTTGCCATGGAAACTGAAACAGAGGACAAACACGGAAGCCAAGAAGAAGGTCTATGTATGTCCTGAGCCCAGTTGTGTTCACCATGATCCAAGCAGAGCATTGGGAGATCTTACTG GGATTAAGAAACACTACTCGAGAAAGCACGGAGAGAAGAAATGGAAGTGTGACAAGTGTTCGAAGAAGTACGCTGTTCAATCTGATTGGAAAGCTCATGCGAAGATCTGCGGCACTAAGGAGTATCGCTGTGATTGTGGCACCATTTTCTCGAG GAAAGATAGCTTTGTGACGCATAGAGCATTCTGCGATGCACTGGCGGAGGAGAACTGCAGAACAAACCATGGGATTGCATCAATGGTGGGAAGTATACAAAGCCAAACACAAGATATGTTCTCACACTCCATGGCTGGATTGCACTCATCATCAAGTTCAGAGCAGAGCACACTGTCTCTGAACCCTCTGATGTCCTCAGGACTTCTTCAGTTGGGAGGAATGAATTTGGGGAACTCATCTGCTTACATGTCTGCAACTGCTTTGCTGCAAAAGGCTGCAGAAATGGGAGCTAGAGTTAGTGATGATTCCATCTCTCCAATACTTCTAAGAGGATTCACTggttataataatattattaataataacaatataaactCTAACTCTGCTTACTCTGAATTGACACAATTTGTCGAAAATCATGGGAGTTGTATGGTTGGTTTGCAAGGGCAGGTTAAGAGGAATAATGGTGAGTTGACAGGGGAGACAAGGGATGGAAGGATGACTCAGGATTTCTTAGGAATTGGAACTAGAACTACTGCTGGTTCTGTTTCTCATGGCTATGTTCAGGACACTGCTGGATTGAGGTACTCTGATGAGCAGCAGcagaagcagcagcagcagcaacagcatgATGAAGTGGAGATGtattcttatcatcatcagATGGCACAGAGGACAAATACAATGGAGAAACCAATGTGGGATTTCTGA